A DNA window from Rhodococcus sp. Z13 contains the following coding sequences:
- a CDS encoding PaaI family thioesterase — MAIETAQFSVDRPGRFMGVDLEVSDDGSLSISQPVGPHLFDHRGQITLSSIGVFCDFAAAAPAGLARLAETGERPQGVLSHLDASLAHPFPVSGTVSGHGRSLFYDDATGLSRTEVLADDGTLVAHVVARSVVVGRGAVDTGTAEDDDVLVRDEPEPWIDPAVLAEMPGLDVVAGIAAGTLPRGPLAGLLGLEVTSAERGDVRARLTPRPWTVNIIGSVQGGVLVSIAETVTGLAAQTLTGIGQRYRLLEIGLDYLRSPAVPGDAVEVHSRVIRAGRRLASIETVLHAADGTVYVRGHANVQLVASA; from the coding sequence ATGGCCATCGAGACCGCACAGTTCTCCGTCGACCGTCCCGGACGCTTCATGGGCGTCGACCTCGAGGTGAGTGACGACGGGTCGCTCTCGATCAGCCAGCCGGTGGGACCGCACCTGTTCGACCACCGCGGGCAGATCACGCTGTCGTCCATCGGGGTCTTCTGCGACTTCGCGGCGGCCGCGCCTGCCGGTCTCGCTCGGCTCGCGGAGACCGGGGAGCGCCCGCAGGGGGTGCTGTCGCATCTGGACGCCTCCCTCGCCCACCCCTTCCCCGTCTCGGGCACCGTCTCCGGGCACGGACGCAGCCTGTTCTACGACGACGCGACCGGGCTGTCGCGCACCGAGGTCCTCGCCGACGACGGCACCCTCGTCGCGCACGTGGTGGCCCGGTCGGTCGTGGTCGGCCGCGGAGCCGTCGACACCGGCACCGCGGAGGACGACGACGTCCTGGTCCGCGACGAGCCGGAACCGTGGATCGACCCGGCCGTCCTGGCCGAGATGCCCGGCCTCGACGTCGTGGCCGGCATCGCCGCGGGCACGCTGCCGCGCGGCCCCCTCGCCGGGCTGCTGGGCCTCGAGGTGACGTCCGCCGAGCGCGGCGACGTCCGGGCCCGACTGACGCCCCGCCCGTGGACGGTCAACATCATCGGCTCGGTGCAGGGCGGTGTGCTCGTCTCGATCGCGGAGACCGTCACCGGGCTGGCGGCGCAGACCCTGACCGGCATCGGTCAGCGGTACCGGCTGCTCGAGATCGGCCTCGACTACCTGCGTTCACCCGCCGTGCCCGGCGACGCCGTCGAGGTCCACAGCCGGGTGATCCGCGCGGGACGTCGCCTCGCCTCGATCGAGACGGTGCTGCACGCCGCCGACGGCACGGTGTACGTGCGGGGCCACGCGAACGTCCAGCTGGTCGCCTCCGCCTGA
- a CDS encoding serine hydrolase domain-containing protein, translated as MTEGSPAEARPSTPSIPSTQMLVDPRFMPVADLFFRMFYKPSQGGAALACYLHGEPVLDIWAGWSGRDKRWNRDTIVLSFSTGKGVASTVVHRLAERGLLDYDAPVAEYWPEFAAAGKETITLRELMSHRAGLHRARGLVPGRDGLLDSKAVADALAAAVPDPRRLRGPGYHAVTYGNLVAEVASRASGTPFQELVRTEIAEPLGVEEFWYHVPENQRHRLARIFPKVNFLPTPWSTTSAVLSRAPGVRGLAEAGMAEGFDELMRSPRAHDAVMPGWNGVFTARSLARMYGAIANGGTLDGVRLLKEDTVEQLLEVQTRQRDYVLGIRPNWRLGYHPGWVALRRQPLRSVGHFGFGGSGAFADVETGLSIAFVTNRMGNAFTTISDGRFPRLGAAAVTVARQAS; from the coding sequence ATGACCGAAGGTTCCCCGGCGGAAGCGAGACCGTCGACACCATCGATTCCGTCGACACAGATGCTGGTGGATCCCCGATTCATGCCGGTCGCGGATCTGTTCTTCCGGATGTTCTACAAGCCGAGCCAGGGCGGGGCGGCCCTCGCCTGCTATCTGCACGGCGAACCCGTCCTCGACATCTGGGCAGGCTGGTCGGGCCGCGACAAGCGGTGGAACCGCGACACCATCGTGCTGTCGTTCTCCACCGGCAAGGGCGTGGCCAGCACCGTCGTGCACCGGCTCGCCGAACGCGGCCTGCTGGACTACGACGCGCCCGTGGCCGAGTACTGGCCGGAGTTCGCGGCGGCGGGCAAGGAGACCATCACCCTCCGCGAGCTGATGTCGCACCGGGCGGGTCTGCACCGGGCCCGCGGTCTCGTGCCCGGCCGCGACGGCCTGCTCGACTCGAAGGCCGTCGCCGACGCCCTGGCCGCTGCCGTACCCGACCCGCGCCGCCTCCGCGGCCCGGGCTACCACGCCGTCACCTACGGCAATCTCGTCGCCGAGGTCGCCTCCCGCGCGTCGGGCACCCCCTTCCAGGAACTCGTGCGCACGGAGATCGCCGAGCCGCTCGGGGTGGAGGAGTTCTGGTACCACGTACCCGAGAACCAGCGGCACCGCTTGGCCCGGATCTTCCCCAAGGTCAACTTCCTGCCCACCCCGTGGAGCACGACCTCGGCGGTGCTCTCCCGGGCGCCCGGTGTGCGGGGACTCGCCGAGGCCGGGATGGCCGAGGGATTCGACGAGCTCATGCGCAGTCCCCGCGCGCACGACGCGGTGATGCCCGGCTGGAACGGGGTGTTCACTGCCCGGTCCCTGGCCCGCATGTACGGCGCGATCGCCAACGGCGGCACCCTCGACGGCGTGCGGCTGCTGAAGGAGGACACCGTCGAGCAGCTGCTCGAGGTGCAGACCCGGCAACGCGACTACGTGCTCGGGATCCGGCCCAACTGGCGGCTCGGCTACCACCCCGGCTGGGTGGCGCTGCGCCGGCAGCCGCTCCGCTCGGTCGGCCACTTCGGGTTCGGCGGGTCGGGAGCGTTCGCCGACGTGGAGACCGGACTGTCGATCGCGTTCGTCACCAACCGCATGGGCAACGCGTTCACCACGATCTCCGACGGACGGTTCCCGCGGCTCGGTGCGGCCGCCGTGACGGTCGCGCGGCAGGCCTCCTGA
- a CDS encoding M13 family metallopeptidase, whose amino-acid sequence MTLAQNSEIRSGIDLGHVDERVRPQDDLFEHVNGRWLAEHEIPADRALDGAFRTLADKAEIDVRTIIEEAAASGAEPGSDAQKIGDLFTSFMDTATIEAAGLDPIRGELDAVAGAADRAALAAALGRLQRVGVTGALAHYVDTDSKNSERYLMHVTQGGLGLPDESYYREERYAEIREQYAAHIARMFTLAELPYDAAKVVALETKLAAGHWDVVKRRDADLSYNLVTLDSLLSDLPQFDWTGWITATGATTEQWAEIVVRQPSFLESFAALWADEDLDDWKAWASWRVLRARAPYLSEAFVDEDFAFYGRTLTGTQEIRARWKRGVSLVENLLGEAVGRLYVERHFPAEAKTRMQVLVDNLIEAYRRSITDLEWMSPATREAALRKLEKFTPKVGYPDKWRDYSAVTVTPDDVVGNYRSGYAAEYDRDLAKLGGPVDRDEWFMTPQTVNAYYNPGMNEIVFPAAILQPPFFDLHADDAANYGGIGAVIGHEIGHGFDDQGAKYDGDGNLENWWTDSDREEFGKRTAALIAQYDEFEPKALPGHHVNGSFTIGENIGDLGGLSIALKAYEIALDGKPAPVIDGLTGLQRVFFGWAQVWRTKVRDEEALRRLAVDPHSPPEFRCNGVIRNIDAFYEAFDVKEGDGLYLAPPERVKIW is encoded by the coding sequence ATGACCCTCGCGCAGAACTCGGAGATCCGCTCCGGCATCGACCTCGGACACGTCGACGAGCGGGTCCGCCCCCAGGACGACCTCTTCGAACACGTCAACGGCCGGTGGCTCGCCGAACACGAGATCCCCGCCGACCGCGCGCTCGACGGCGCCTTCCGCACGCTCGCCGACAAGGCCGAGATCGACGTGCGGACCATCATCGAGGAGGCCGCGGCCTCCGGGGCGGAACCGGGCTCCGACGCCCAGAAGATCGGCGACCTGTTCACCTCCTTCATGGACACCGCGACCATCGAGGCCGCCGGTCTCGATCCGATCCGCGGTGAATTGGACGCCGTCGCCGGTGCGGCCGATCGCGCCGCCCTCGCCGCCGCACTCGGCCGGTTGCAGCGTGTCGGCGTGACGGGCGCGCTGGCGCACTACGTCGACACCGACTCGAAGAACTCCGAGCGGTACCTGATGCACGTCACCCAGGGAGGCCTCGGCCTGCCCGACGAGTCGTACTACCGCGAGGAGCGCTACGCCGAGATCCGCGAGCAGTACGCCGCGCACATCGCCCGCATGTTCACGCTCGCCGAGCTGCCCTACGACGCCGCGAAGGTGGTGGCGCTCGAGACGAAGCTCGCCGCGGGCCACTGGGACGTCGTCAAGCGCCGCGACGCCGACCTGAGCTACAACCTCGTCACCCTCGACTCGCTGCTGTCCGATCTGCCGCAGTTCGACTGGACCGGCTGGATCACCGCGACCGGCGCGACCACCGAGCAGTGGGCCGAGATCGTGGTGCGGCAGCCGAGCTTCCTCGAGTCGTTCGCGGCGCTGTGGGCCGACGAGGACCTCGACGACTGGAAGGCCTGGGCGTCGTGGCGGGTGCTGCGGGCGCGGGCGCCCTATCTGTCCGAGGCGTTCGTCGACGAGGACTTCGCGTTCTACGGGCGCACCCTCACCGGCACGCAGGAGATACGGGCCCGCTGGAAGCGGGGTGTGTCGCTGGTGGAGAACCTGCTCGGTGAGGCCGTGGGCCGGCTCTACGTCGAGCGTCACTTCCCCGCCGAGGCGAAGACCCGCATGCAGGTGCTGGTCGACAACCTCATCGAGGCGTACCGCCGGTCGATCACCGACCTGGAGTGGATGAGCCCGGCCACGCGCGAGGCCGCGCTGCGCAAGCTCGAGAAGTTCACCCCGAAGGTGGGCTATCCCGACAAGTGGCGCGACTACTCGGCCGTCACCGTCACCCCGGACGACGTGGTGGGCAACTACCGCAGCGGCTACGCCGCCGAGTACGACCGCGATCTCGCCAAGCTCGGCGGTCCGGTCGACCGGGACGAGTGGTTCATGACCCCGCAGACCGTCAACGCTTACTACAACCCGGGCATGAACGAGATCGTCTTCCCCGCAGCGATTCTCCAGCCACCCTTCTTCGATCTGCACGCCGACGACGCCGCGAACTACGGTGGTATCGGCGCGGTGATCGGGCACGAGATCGGGCACGGCTTCGACGATCAGGGCGCGAAGTACGACGGCGACGGCAATCTCGAGAACTGGTGGACCGATTCCGACCGCGAGGAGTTCGGCAAGCGCACCGCCGCGCTCATCGCCCAGTACGACGAGTTCGAGCCGAAAGCCCTTCCGGGACACCACGTCAACGGCAGCTTCACGATCGGTGAGAACATCGGCGATCTCGGTGGCCTGTCGATCGCGTTGAAGGCCTACGAGATCGCGCTCGACGGCAAGCCCGCCCCGGTCATCGACGGGCTCACGGGCCTGCAGCGGGTGTTCTTCGGCTGGGCGCAGGTGTGGCGCACCAAGGTTCGCGACGAGGAGGCCCTGCGGCGCCTCGCCGTCGACCCGCACTCGCCGCCGGAGTTCCGATGCAACGGCGTGATCCGGAACATCGACGCCTTCTACGAGGCGTTCGACGTGAAAGAGGGCGACGGCCTGTATCTCGCACCGCCGGAGCGCGTGAAGATCTGGTGA
- a CDS encoding M23 family metallopeptidase → MAVAVLTSAVTVAGTTLAHAADRPARVETGAAWTGAGESLSTAPQVLKVAGLDPSHYTEKLQRAADREARRIADEIAARQAEADRIAREAAERAAREEAARRPALFFPAAGVLSSGFGPRWGTNHNGIDIANAIGTPILAVTDGVVIESGPASGFGLWVRVAQDDGTIGVFGHIDRSLVSVGQHVRAGEQIALMGNRGQSTGPHLHYEVWQPGGVKVDPIPWFHARGIPVPSGHLG, encoded by the coding sequence ATGGCCGTCGCCGTCCTCACGAGTGCGGTGACCGTCGCCGGTACCACCCTCGCGCACGCCGCCGACCGGCCGGCCCGCGTCGAGACCGGAGCCGCCTGGACCGGCGCCGGCGAGAGCCTGTCGACCGCACCGCAGGTGCTGAAGGTCGCCGGACTCGACCCCTCGCACTACACCGAGAAGCTGCAGCGGGCCGCCGACCGCGAGGCCCGGCGCATCGCCGACGAGATCGCCGCCCGGCAGGCCGAGGCCGACCGCATCGCCCGCGAGGCCGCCGAGCGGGCCGCCCGCGAGGAGGCCGCGCGCCGCCCCGCCCTGTTCTTCCCCGCCGCGGGTGTCCTGTCGTCCGGCTTCGGCCCGCGTTGGGGCACCAACCACAACGGCATCGACATCGCCAACGCGATCGGCACGCCCATCCTCGCCGTCACCGACGGCGTCGTGATCGAGAGCGGCCCCGCCTCCGGCTTCGGCCTGTGGGTGCGGGTCGCGCAGGACGACGGCACCATCGGCGTCTTCGGTCACATCGACCGGTCGCTCGTGTCGGTCGGTCAGCACGTCCGTGCCGGCGAGCAGATCGCCCTGATGGGCAATCGCGGCCAGTCCACCGGCCCGCACCTGCACTACGAGGTGTGGCAGCCGGGCGGTGTCAAGGTCGACCCGATCCCGTGGTTCCACGCCCGCGGCATCCCGGTCCCCTCGGGGCACCTCGGCTGA
- a CDS encoding cytochrome P450 has protein sequence MPATTVSPTDAARLLGQVAVPFVAVGPIARRRWAMKLLEKGQSDAAVVRLVAELRSRHGDGPLVVPIPGHTLAIVLTPEDVDRILRTDTASFTAANKEKVAALSPFQPNGVLISRGDIRAQRRAFNESALEPEHALHHLAAVWAPVVEEEAQALFADARSRGELDGTDIVRAWWRLVRRLAFGDAARDDESITDQLWTLRSNGNWSFAHPLRRRLRDRFTQNLHRHVTAAPPGSLAGVVRDLAAPASVDPIGQMPHWLFAFDAAGMVTARTLAVLSTHPEQRLRAEAELAGTEPGTPQPYDYLRACVLDTTRLWPTTPVILRDSVEETTWGAATIPAGTGFVILSSAFHRAGDLPFAHTFEPEIWLDGRAEQYPALVPFSAGPTMCPGRSIVLFTASTFLACLLRSGEFAVISETKPDPARPLPATFDNFGLRFDLQRRTTA, from the coding sequence GTGCCCGCTACGACCGTCTCGCCCACCGATGCCGCACGCCTGCTCGGACAGGTCGCAGTGCCGTTCGTGGCGGTGGGGCCGATCGCCCGGCGCCGGTGGGCGATGAAACTGCTCGAGAAGGGACAGTCCGACGCCGCCGTCGTCCGCCTCGTCGCCGAGCTGCGGTCCCGCCACGGGGACGGCCCGCTCGTCGTGCCGATCCCCGGCCACACCCTGGCGATCGTGCTCACCCCCGAGGACGTCGACCGGATCCTGCGCACCGACACGGCCTCGTTCACCGCCGCCAACAAGGAGAAGGTGGCGGCGCTGAGCCCCTTCCAGCCGAACGGGGTGCTGATCTCCCGCGGCGACATCCGCGCGCAGCGGCGGGCGTTCAACGAGTCCGCGCTCGAACCGGAACACGCCCTGCACCACCTGGCCGCTGTGTGGGCGCCGGTCGTCGAGGAGGAGGCGCAGGCGCTGTTCGCCGACGCACGCTCCCGCGGGGAACTCGACGGCACCGATATCGTCCGCGCCTGGTGGCGGCTGGTGCGGCGGCTCGCCTTCGGCGATGCCGCCCGGGACGACGAGAGCATCACCGACCAGCTCTGGACGCTGCGGTCGAACGGCAACTGGTCGTTCGCGCACCCACTGCGGCGCCGCCTGCGCGACCGGTTCACCCAGAACCTGCACCGGCACGTCACCGCGGCACCGCCGGGGAGCCTGGCCGGGGTCGTCCGCGACCTCGCCGCTCCCGCCTCGGTGGACCCGATCGGGCAGATGCCGCACTGGTTGTTCGCCTTCGACGCGGCGGGCATGGTCACCGCCCGCACCCTGGCCGTGCTGTCCACCCACCCCGAGCAGCGGCTCCGCGCCGAGGCCGAACTCGCCGGCACCGAACCCGGCACCCCGCAGCCCTACGACTATCTGCGCGCCTGCGTCCTCGACACCACGCGGTTGTGGCCGACGACCCCGGTGATCCTGCGCGACTCGGTGGAGGAGACGACCTGGGGTGCTGCGACGATTCCCGCGGGCACGGGCTTCGTGATCCTGTCGTCGGCCTTCCACCGCGCCGGCGACCTGCCGTTCGCGCACACCTTCGAACCGGAGATCTGGCTTGACGGGCGGGCCGAGCAGTACCCGGCCCTCGTGCCGTTCAGCGCCGGCCCCACGATGTGCCCGGGGCGCAGCATCGTCCTGTTCACCGCGAGCACCTTCCTGGCATGTCTGCTCCGCTCGGGGGAGTTCGCGGTGATCTCGGAGACGAAGCCCGATCCGGCACGTCCGTTGCCCGCGACATTCGACAATTTCGGGCTGCGATTCGACCTGCAGCGCAGGACGACGGCATGA
- a CDS encoding MFS transporter: MGNFTEWFDYGVYAYTATYIADAFFPGDLESATLLTLGVFAVSFLVRPLGGMVWGPLGDRLGRRQILALTILLMGGATVLLGMVPTYATIGFWAPLLLVLLRMIQGFSTGGEYGGAATFMAEYSPDRKRGFYGSFLEFGTLGGFSFGAALVLLVDLLSTDAFMATWGWRLPFFVAGPLALVGLYLRSKLDETPVFRELEEKHQEESSFGAEFKDLLTRYWRPILKLMGLVIALNVCNYTLLSYMPTYLQNRIGLTSTSALILVLIGQLAMMAVIPFSGALSDRIGRKPLWAMSLGGLFVLAIPMYMLMAVGFGWAILAFVVLGLLYVMQLSTISATFPAMFPTQVRFAGFAISYNVSTSIFGGTAPAVNEWMVEKTGNDLVPAFYMMGACAVGLVALYFVAETAGASLRGRGIPGVDTAAHPTGLTHARAHADATR; this comes from the coding sequence ATGGGAAATTTCACCGAGTGGTTCGACTACGGGGTGTACGCCTATACGGCCACCTACATCGCCGACGCGTTCTTCCCCGGTGATCTCGAATCCGCCACCCTGCTCACCCTGGGTGTCTTCGCAGTGTCGTTCCTCGTGCGGCCGCTGGGCGGCATGGTGTGGGGCCCGCTCGGCGACCGGCTGGGCCGCCGGCAGATCCTGGCTCTGACGATCCTGCTGATGGGTGGCGCGACGGTGCTGCTCGGCATGGTTCCGACCTACGCGACCATCGGATTCTGGGCGCCCCTGCTGCTCGTGCTGTTGCGCATGATCCAGGGGTTCTCGACCGGTGGTGAATACGGTGGGGCCGCAACCTTCATGGCCGAGTACTCCCCCGACCGCAAACGCGGGTTCTACGGCAGCTTCCTCGAATTCGGGACGCTGGGCGGTTTCTCGTTCGGTGCCGCGCTCGTGCTGCTGGTCGATCTGCTGTCGACCGACGCGTTCATGGCGACCTGGGGCTGGCGACTGCCGTTCTTCGTCGCGGGTCCGCTCGCCCTCGTCGGTCTGTATCTGCGGTCGAAGCTCGACGAGACCCCGGTCTTCCGGGAACTCGAGGAGAAGCACCAGGAGGAGAGCAGTTTCGGGGCGGAGTTCAAGGATCTGCTCACCCGCTACTGGCGTCCGATCCTGAAGCTGATGGGTCTGGTCATCGCACTGAACGTCTGCAACTACACGCTGCTGAGCTACATGCCGACCTACCTGCAGAACCGCATCGGATTGACGAGCACGTCCGCGCTGATCCTGGTGCTGATCGGTCAGCTCGCGATGATGGCGGTCATCCCCTTCTCCGGCGCGCTGTCGGACCGGATCGGCCGTAAACCGTTGTGGGCCATGTCGCTCGGCGGCCTGTTCGTCCTCGCGATCCCGATGTACATGCTGATGGCGGTCGGATTCGGTTGGGCGATCCTCGCCTTCGTGGTCCTGGGCCTGCTCTACGTGATGCAGCTGTCGACGATCTCGGCGACCTTCCCGGCGATGTTCCCCACGCAGGTGCGGTTCGCCGGCTTCGCGATCTCCTACAACGTCTCGACGTCGATCTTCGGCGGGACGGCTCCGGCGGTCAACGAGTGGATGGTGGAGAAGACGGGCAACGACCTGGTGCCCGCCTTCTACATGATGGGGGCCTGCGCGGTGGGTCTGGTCGCGCTCTACTTCGTGGCGGAGACGGCCGGTGCATCGCTGCGCGGTCGCGGTATCCCCGGCGTGGACACCGCGGCGCATCCCACCGGCCTGACCCACGCCCGCGCCCACGCCGACGCGACACGGTGA
- a CDS encoding MarR family winged helix-turn-helix transcriptional regulator produces the protein METPDGNLAQSLREALRPLWRRLNANKTLSMGKIDVLARLERGPATSADLATAARISPQAIATAVRELESLGLVGRTPDDRDRRRVWIELTEAGRERLAQERAIGNAWLEQALTEQLTPEEQKLLASAVPLLRKLTGGAAGE, from the coding sequence GTGGAGACGCCCGACGGAAACCTCGCCCAATCCCTGCGTGAAGCCCTGCGGCCGCTGTGGCGGCGACTGAACGCGAACAAGACGCTCTCCATGGGCAAGATCGACGTGCTCGCCCGCCTGGAACGCGGTCCCGCCACCTCGGCGGACCTCGCGACCGCCGCGCGGATCAGCCCGCAGGCCATCGCCACCGCGGTACGCGAGCTCGAGAGCCTCGGCCTCGTCGGCCGCACCCCCGACGACCGCGACCGGCGGCGGGTGTGGATCGAGCTCACCGAGGCCGGACGGGAACGCCTGGCCCAGGAGCGCGCGATCGGCAACGCCTGGCTCGAACAGGCCCTCACCGAGCAGCTGACCCCGGAGGAGCAGAAGCTCCTCGCCTCGGCCGTCCCGCTGCTGCGCAAGCTGACGGGCGGTGCCGCCGGTGAGTGA
- a CDS encoding MFS transporter, with protein sequence MPPVSEPSTRPRLVPALVYTALTSAIVSSLGMLLVPTVAQEFSVTVSAAQWMLTINLLVGAVATPIMGRLSDGPHKKRLLQWSLATILVGSLMAACAPNFAVFLLGRALQGLSYGIVPVTIALARRYLDEEKVRPGISSLSVTVSTGLGLGYPLTGILASVTGFRVAFGFAVVFLISASVVVWRIVPDGPDLRGLRTRFDLPGAVLLGSGLSALLLAVSEGSGWGWTSAWTLGCSAAAVVLLTGWAVAELRIPNPLVNLRAVRTKDVLLANGTAIGLGAAMYIGMSVGSLVAQSPTSTGYGIALPLFWAGFVVLPLSVGSFGANRVVRRLARRIRLTTLLPLGAGVMTISAVHLWLEHDRLWEILIGMFLFGVGTGTTYAAMPALIARSVADTELGSAVSFNQVLRTVGGAFGSALSGAVLAAHMAGDGHPTDSGITLAFALGALGSAVVFAALAVNWIRTRRPRSNTGVTPTPM encoded by the coding sequence GTGCCGCCGGTGAGTGAGCCCTCCACCCGGCCCCGGCTGGTACCCGCACTCGTCTACACGGCCCTGACCAGTGCGATCGTCAGCTCCCTCGGCATGCTGCTGGTGCCCACCGTCGCGCAGGAGTTCTCGGTCACCGTCAGCGCCGCGCAGTGGATGCTCACCATCAACCTGCTCGTCGGCGCCGTCGCCACCCCGATCATGGGACGGCTGAGCGACGGCCCGCACAAGAAGCGGCTGCTGCAGTGGTCCCTCGCCACCATCCTGGTGGGCTCGCTGATGGCCGCGTGCGCCCCGAACTTCGCCGTCTTCCTCCTCGGGCGCGCCCTGCAGGGCCTGTCCTACGGCATCGTGCCGGTGACCATCGCCCTGGCCCGGCGGTATCTGGACGAGGAGAAGGTGCGGCCGGGCATTTCGAGCCTGTCGGTCACCGTCTCCACCGGTCTCGGTCTCGGCTATCCGCTCACCGGCATCCTCGCGAGCGTCACCGGGTTCCGCGTCGCCTTCGGCTTCGCCGTGGTCTTCCTGATCTCCGCCTCGGTCGTGGTGTGGCGGATCGTCCCGGACGGACCCGACCTGCGCGGTCTCCGCACCCGGTTCGACCTCCCCGGCGCCGTTCTGCTCGGCAGCGGCCTGTCGGCGCTGCTGCTGGCCGTCAGCGAGGGGTCGGGCTGGGGCTGGACCTCGGCGTGGACCCTCGGGTGCTCGGCCGCGGCCGTCGTCCTGCTGACCGGATGGGCCGTCGCCGAACTACGCATCCCGAACCCGCTGGTGAACCTGCGGGCGGTCCGCACCAAGGACGTGCTGCTCGCCAACGGCACCGCCATCGGGCTCGGCGCCGCGATGTACATCGGGATGTCGGTGGGCAGTCTGGTCGCGCAGTCGCCGACCTCCACCGGCTACGGCATCGCACTGCCGTTGTTCTGGGCCGGCTTCGTCGTGCTGCCGCTGTCGGTCGGCAGCTTCGGTGCCAACCGCGTGGTGCGCCGTCTCGCCCGTCGCATCCGGCTGACCACCCTGCTCCCCCTCGGCGCCGGCGTCATGACGATCTCCGCCGTCCATCTGTGGCTCGAACACGACCGGCTGTGGGAGATCCTGATCGGGATGTTCCTGTTCGGCGTCGGCACCGGCACGACCTACGCGGCGATGCCCGCCCTCATCGCGCGGAGCGTGGCGGACACCGAACTCGGCAGCGCCGTCAGCTTCAACCAGGTACTCCGCACGGTCGGTGGCGCCTTCGGCAGCGCCCTGTCCGGTGCGGTTCTCGCCGCGCACATGGCCGGCGACGGGCACCCCACCGACTCCGGCATCACGCTCGCGTTCGCGCTCGGGGCGCTCGGCAGCGCGGTCGTCTTCGCCGCCCTCGCGGTCAACTGGATCCGCACCCGCAGACCAAGATCGAACACAGGAGTCACCCCCACTCCCATGTGA
- a CDS encoding cytochrome P450 — MRGGCPVRREPHHGVVMVTGYEEAVQVLGDERTFSSCISVTGPFSGLPTPPESDDVGDFIEDHRRSLPMNDQLPTMDPPHHTAHRGLLMRLITPKRLEENQEFIERLADRLLDDVLARGEGDYITGFAAPFAMLVIADLLGVPESDHQEFIEGLNIQVEKGFSLGSTEGTALKLNPLEFLYKKFGEYVEDRRANPTDDVLTGLATATFPDGTLPPVEDVLRIAANVFSAGQETTVRLLSSALRLIAERPDIQKALRSEPERIPNFVEETLRFESPIKGDFRLAKTPTTVGGVDVPAGSIVMLVNGAANRDPRQFADPNEFDLERRNARTHIAFGRGVHSCPGAPLARTEAHVGIRRLLERTENIRLSEKVHGPEGDRTFGYLPTFILRGLLALHLEYTPVEGGAK, encoded by the coding sequence ATGCGCGGGGGCTGCCCCGTCCGGCGCGAACCCCACCACGGCGTCGTGATGGTCACCGGTTACGAGGAGGCCGTCCAGGTCCTCGGCGACGAGCGGACGTTCTCGTCGTGCATCTCGGTGACGGGACCGTTCTCGGGCCTGCCCACCCCTCCCGAGAGCGACGACGTCGGCGACTTCATCGAGGACCACCGGCGCTCGCTGCCGATGAACGACCAGCTCCCCACGATGGACCCGCCGCACCACACCGCCCACCGCGGCCTGCTGATGCGGCTGATCACCCCGAAGCGGCTCGAGGAGAACCAGGAGTTCATCGAACGCCTGGCCGACCGGCTCCTCGACGACGTCCTCGCCCGCGGCGAGGGCGACTACATCACCGGCTTCGCCGCGCCCTTCGCGATGCTCGTCATCGCCGACCTGCTCGGGGTTCCGGAGAGCGACCACCAGGAGTTCATCGAGGGTCTGAACATCCAGGTGGAGAAGGGTTTCTCCCTGGGCAGCACCGAGGGGACGGCCCTGAAGCTCAATCCGCTCGAGTTCCTGTACAAGAAGTTCGGCGAGTACGTCGAGGACCGCCGCGCGAACCCCACCGACGACGTGCTCACCGGCCTGGCCACCGCGACCTTCCCGGACGGCACCCTCCCGCCGGTCGAGGACGTGCTGCGCATCGCCGCCAACGTGTTCTCCGCGGGTCAGGAGACGACGGTCCGGCTGCTCAGCTCGGCGCTACGGCTCATCGCCGAACGCCCCGACATCCAGAAGGCCCTGCGCAGCGAACCCGAACGCATCCCCAACTTCGTCGAGGAGACGCTGCGTTTCGAGAGCCCCATCAAGGGCGACTTCCGGCTCGCGAAGACCCCGACCACCGTCGGCGGTGTCGACGTGCCCGCCGGCTCGATCGTGATGCTGGTCAACGGTGCCGCCAACCGGGACCCGCGCCAGTTCGCCGATCCGAACGAGTTCGACCTCGAGCGCCGGAACGCCCGCACCCACATCGCATTCGGACGCGGCGTGCACTCCTGCCCGGGGGCGCCGCTCGCCCGCACCGAGGCCCACGTCGGCATCCGGCGGCTGCTCGAGCGCACCGAGAATATCCGGCTCTCCGAGAAGGTCCACGGCCCCGAGGGCGACCGGACGTTCGGCTACCTGCCGACCTTCATCCTGCGCGGCCTGCTCGCCCTGCATCTCGAGTACACCCCGGTGGAAGGCGGGGCGAAGTGA
- a CDS encoding ferredoxin translates to MRVFVDDDTCRGHGACLAGCPEVFDLSDDGYAVTLVSEIPPEHEEAARQAAAACPERAIRLG, encoded by the coding sequence GTGAGGGTCTTCGTCGACGACGACACCTGCCGCGGTCACGGCGCGTGCCTCGCCGGGTGCCCGGAGGTCTTCGACCTGAGCGACGACGGGTACGCCGTGACGCTCGTATCGGAGATACCGCCCGAACACGAGGAGGCCGCCCGGCAGGCCGCGGCCGCATGTCCCGAAAGGGCCATCCGGCTCGGCTGA